In one Lolium rigidum isolate FL_2022 chromosome 3, APGP_CSIRO_Lrig_0.1, whole genome shotgun sequence genomic region, the following are encoded:
- the LOC124702827 gene encoding uncharacterized protein At1g10890-like isoform X1, translating to MPRDLSRSPPRRRRRSPSPLYRGRRNRRERVPSRSRSPYRPSYRRKSPSPSSPRRRKSRSPSERRNKRKRSWSVTSSPIAKSTPQLRSPENKNVIDKQRLEEEKKRCQIEVELRLLEEETTKRVEQAIRKQVEDSMNSEEIKHEIQRRIDEGRKRIHGEVAAQIEKEKVSALVEAQQKAEHEKKEREELERKLEEDRKKAEEAQMKVAMEQQQKELERYQELERLQKEREEAMKQKQMEEQQQKQNQMKLLGKNKSRPKLSFAFGTK from the exons ATGCCGCGCGACCTGTCACGgtcgccgccccggcggcgtcggcggtCGCCGTCCCCACTCTATCGAGGACGGAGGAACCGAAGGGAACGCGTCCCCAGCCGCAGCAGGTCCCCTTATCGTCCCTCCTATAG AAGGAAGAGCCCTTCACCCTCCTCTCCTAGGAGGCGCAAGAGTCGATCTCCATCAGAAAGACGTAACAAACGAAAGAGAAGTTGGAGTGTCACTAGCTCCCCAATTGCCAAATCAACTCCTCAGCTTAGGTCTCCAGAGAATAAGAATGTCATTGATAAGCAAAGgctagaagaagaaaagaaaag GTGCCAAATAGAAGTTGAACTGAGACTATTAGAGGAGGAAACAACAAAAAGAGTTGAGCAAGCTATTAGAAAACAAGTTGAGGATAGTATGAATTCTGAGGAAATTAAACATGAAATACAAAGACGTATTGATGAAGGTCGGAAAAGGATACATGGAGAGGTGGCTGCTCAAATCGAGAAAGAGAAGGTGTCGGCGTTGGTAGAGGCCCAGCAGAAAGCT GAACATGAGAAGAAAGAGCGAGAAGAGCTAGAGAGGAAGCTTGAAGAAGACCGAAAGAAAGCAGAGGAGGCTCAGATGAAGGTAGCTATGGAGCAGCAACAGAAAGAGCTGGAACGGTATCAGGAGTTGGAGAGGCTTCAGAAAGAGAGGGAGGAAGCCATGAAGCAGAAACAGATGGAGGAACAGCAGCAGAAGCAGAACCAGATGAAGCTGCTGGGCAAGAACAAGTCGCGGCCGAAGCTGTCGTTCGCTTTTGGGACGAAGTAG
- the LOC124702827 gene encoding uncharacterized protein At1g10890-like isoform X2, whose product MLSYHCSYIFSLPWQPLHSRRKSPSPSSPRRRKSRSPSERRNKRKRSWSVTSSPIAKSTPQLRSPENKNVIDKQRLEEEKKRCQIEVELRLLEEETTKRVEQAIRKQVEDSMNSEEIKHEIQRRIDEGRKRIHGEVAAQIEKEKVSALVEAQQKAEHEKKEREELERKLEEDRKKAEEAQMKVAMEQQQKELERYQELERLQKEREEAMKQKQMEEQQQKQNQMKLLGKNKSRPKLSFAFGTK is encoded by the exons ATGTTATCCTATCATTGCTCCTATATTTTTTCCTTACCATGGCAACCTTTGCATTCCAGAAGGAAGAGCCCTTCACCCTCCTCTCCTAGGAGGCGCAAGAGTCGATCTCCATCAGAAAGACGTAACAAACGAAAGAGAAGTTGGAGTGTCACTAGCTCCCCAATTGCCAAATCAACTCCTCAGCTTAGGTCTCCAGAGAATAAGAATGTCATTGATAAGCAAAGgctagaagaagaaaagaaaag GTGCCAAATAGAAGTTGAACTGAGACTATTAGAGGAGGAAACAACAAAAAGAGTTGAGCAAGCTATTAGAAAACAAGTTGAGGATAGTATGAATTCTGAGGAAATTAAACATGAAATACAAAGACGTATTGATGAAGGTCGGAAAAGGATACATGGAGAGGTGGCTGCTCAAATCGAGAAAGAGAAGGTGTCGGCGTTGGTAGAGGCCCAGCAGAAAGCT GAACATGAGAAGAAAGAGCGAGAAGAGCTAGAGAGGAAGCTTGAAGAAGACCGAAAGAAAGCAGAGGAGGCTCAGATGAAGGTAGCTATGGAGCAGCAACAGAAAGAGCTGGAACGGTATCAGGAGTTGGAGAGGCTTCAGAAAGAGAGGGAGGAAGCCATGAAGCAGAAACAGATGGAGGAACAGCAGCAGAAGCAGAACCAGATGAAGCTGCTGGGCAAGAACAAGTCGCGGCCGAAGCTGTCGTTCGCTTTTGGGACGAAGTAG